In Tuberibacillus sp. Marseille-P3662, the following proteins share a genomic window:
- a CDS encoding sirohydrochlorin chelatase, with product MQGVLYVSHGSRLPEALKEAISFIDAVKPRINASLQDICFLELADPTIQQGIERLVSLGASAISVVPVLLFDAKHYYVDIPHEVAAAQKQFPNISFTYGQPLGVQKRLTDILVTRIREQRSVIHQDASIVLVGRGSRYPAIKQKIESIAFTLADTLNVERIKTCYLAACTPSFDEGLRDAIDHGSSQVFVVPYLWFTGLLMQSMEETINGLNHLSQDIVLCRHLGDHPNIKDALVDRVNESFQFNRDFIT from the coding sequence ATGCAAGGTGTCTTATACGTTAGTCATGGTAGTCGCTTGCCTGAAGCGCTTAAAGAAGCTATTTCGTTTATTGATGCCGTTAAGCCTCGTATTAATGCATCATTACAAGACATCTGTTTTTTGGAATTAGCCGATCCTACAATTCAACAAGGAATTGAAAGATTAGTGAGTTTGGGCGCGTCGGCTATATCGGTTGTTCCGGTCCTATTGTTTGATGCGAAACATTATTACGTTGATATTCCTCATGAGGTGGCTGCGGCGCAAAAACAATTTCCTAATATTTCATTCACATATGGTCAGCCGCTTGGCGTTCAGAAACGCTTGACGGATATCTTGGTGACACGTATACGGGAACAGCGCTCTGTTATTCATCAGGACGCTTCGATTGTACTTGTGGGGCGGGGAAGCCGTTATCCGGCAATCAAACAGAAGATTGAATCAATCGCGTTCACCCTGGCGGATACCTTGAACGTTGAACGGATAAAAACATGTTATTTGGCTGCCTGTACTCCTTCGTTTGACGAGGGCCTTCGTGATGCGATTGACCATGGGTCATCACAGGTTTTTGTCGTTCCGTACTTATGGTTTACAGGTCTACTGATGCAATCAATGGAAGAAACCATTAACGGCTTGAACCATTTATCACAAGATATCGTTTTGTGCCGTCACCTAGGTGATCATCCAAATATTAAGGATGCATTGGTTGATCGGGTTAACGAATCGTTTCAGTTTAATCGGGATTTTATAACATGA
- a CDS encoding NAD(P)-binding protein, whose product MSPLPLTVDLFGKRAVIVGGGRIAERRTKTLLETGVTLTIISPNVTDGIWELYEQALIDWQPKLFEEKDVSAAFIIIAATNDPKVNCAVCEAAGSQALVNVVDNPKLGNVHVPSHFKRGKLSISVSTSGASPLLAKSIKNDLAAKYDERYVAYLDFLYECRQLLQSSSLSQDKQHQILSTLLSEVYMKPEKQTQTLNWLRVEAEK is encoded by the coding sequence ATGAGCCCCTTACCATTAACTGTTGATTTATTTGGTAAACGGGCGGTTATTGTCGGCGGCGGTCGGATTGCCGAAAGACGAACTAAGACGCTATTGGAAACAGGTGTAACATTAACCATTATTAGTCCAAATGTAACTGATGGGATATGGGAGCTATATGAGCAAGCCTTAATCGATTGGCAGCCCAAGCTCTTTGAAGAGAAGGACGTGTCAGCCGCCTTTATCATCATTGCTGCAACGAATGACCCTAAAGTGAATTGTGCCGTCTGTGAAGCAGCAGGTTCACAAGCTTTAGTTAATGTCGTGGATAACCCAAAGCTTGGGAATGTTCATGTTCCTTCTCATTTTAAACGAGGAAAACTATCGATAAGTGTGTCAACGAGCGGTGCCAGTCCGTTGTTAGCAAAAAGCATAAAAAACGATTTAGCAGCCAAATATGATGAACGTTATGTGGCATATCTTGACTTTTTATATGAGTGTCGTCAGCTACTGCAGTCATCATCATTATCTCAAGATAAACAACATCAAATCCTATCAACTCTCTTGTCTGAAGTTTATATGAAGCCGGAGAAACAAACACAAACCCTTAATTGGTTAAGAGTGGAGGCAGAAAAATGA
- a CDS encoding uroporphyrinogen-III synthase, translating to MKGLEGRLIGLAATRKTDAISELIRKNGGTSLSFPIQGQQWLEHEVAEMDVRQLLEGRFDWLVLTTGIGIETLRAAADQLDHREAFDHVLHQSNLAVRGSKTNAVLKEWGIQPELVSEDGTMDTLFEALMLEDLGDRRVFLQSYNQDDAVLRDQLEHEHMTVYLSQPYQYLSPDIQTLSALREAIMTASLDAVIFTSKTQVRNLFADSEHQDTLIQSFNEKVLGVAVGQVTAQALSQLGIKQIIQPDKPKMGAMVVTLTKYYQEQMTE from the coding sequence ATGAAAGGGCTTGAAGGTCGCTTGATTGGATTGGCGGCAACGAGGAAGACAGATGCCATATCTGAATTGATTCGTAAAAATGGGGGCACCTCGTTAAGCTTCCCGATTCAAGGTCAACAATGGCTGGAACATGAAGTTGCAGAAATGGATGTTAGGCAGCTTTTGGAAGGTCGATTTGATTGGCTGGTTCTAACTACAGGGATTGGCATTGAAACGCTGCGGGCGGCCGCTGATCAGCTTGACCATCGAGAGGCGTTTGACCATGTGCTTCACCAGAGTAACCTGGCTGTACGAGGCAGTAAGACGAACGCTGTTTTAAAAGAATGGGGAATTCAACCGGAACTCGTATCCGAAGACGGCACAATGGATACATTGTTCGAAGCATTGATGCTTGAAGACCTTGGCGACCGTCGCGTGTTTTTACAATCGTACAACCAAGATGATGCTGTGTTACGTGATCAACTGGAACATGAACACATGACCGTTTATCTCTCACAACCTTATCAGTATTTATCCCCTGATATTCAAACCCTCAGTGCTTTACGGGAGGCTATCATGACAGCATCTTTGGATGCAGTCATTTTTACGAGTAAGACCCAGGTACGGAATCTTTTTGCTGATTCTGAGCACCAAGATACCCTCATTCAGTCCTTTAATGAAAAAGTGTTGGGGGTCGCTGTCGGTCAAGTAACCGCTCAAGCATTAAGTCAATTGGGAATTAAGCAAATTATTCAACCGGATAAGCCGAAGATGGGGGCCATGGTTGTGACACTTACGAAGTATTATCAAGAGCAGATGACCGAATAA